From a region of the Scyliorhinus torazame isolate Kashiwa2021f chromosome 15, sScyTor2.1, whole genome shotgun sequence genome:
- the unc50 gene encoding protein unc-50 homolog: MLPTTTYSPSSQGNGALSSRDAARHTAGAKRYKYLRRLFRFKQMDFEFAIWQMLYLFTSPQMVYRNFHYRKQTKDQWARDDPAFLVLLSIWLCVSTIGFGFVLEMGFFETMKLLLWVVFIDCVGVGLLIATLMWFVTNRYLMKPQSKGHDVEWGYAFDIHLNAFYPLLVILHFIQLFFINHIIIRDGFLGYFIGNIFWLVGIGYYIYVTFLGYSALPFLKNTVALLYPFGLLILLFLLSLGLGWNFTKGLCLFYKYRVQ; this comes from the exons ATGTTACCAACAACGACATATAGTCCCAGCAGTCAAGGGAATGGTGCGCTAAGTTCCAGGGATGCTGCACGACACACCGCTGGAGCCAAGCGGTACAAGTACCTCAGGCGGCTCTTTCGTTTTAAGCAGATGGATTTTGAATTTGCCATTTGGCAGATGTTGTACCTATTTACATCTCCGCAGATGGTGTACAGAAATTTTCATTACAGGAAACAGACTAAGGACCAGTGGGCCAGAGATGACCCCGCCTTCCTAGTTTTGCTAAGTATCTGGTTATGTG TCTCTACCATTGGCTTTGGATTTGTATTAGAAATGGGATTCTTTGAAACAATGAAGCTTTTGCTGTGGGTTGTCTTCATTGACTGTGTAGGGGTTGGACTACTGATCGCAACATTAATGTG GTTTGTTACCAACAGATATTTGATGAAGCCTCAAAGTAAAGGCCATGATGTGGAATGGGGTTATGCATTTGACATTCATCTGAATGCTTTCTATCCACTTCTTGTGATCTTACATTTTATTCAACTGTTCTTTATTAACC ATATTATCATCAGAGATGGTTTTCTTGGTTACTTTATTGGTAACATCTTCTGGCTGGTTGGCATTGGATATTACATCTATGTTACTTTTCTCGGATACAGTG CATTGCCATTTCTGAAGAACACGGTTGCCCTACTATATCCATTTGGTCTCCTCATCCTGTTGTTCTTGCTGTCACTGGGCCTGGGATGGAACTTCACAAAAGGATTGTGCTTGTTCTACAAGTACAGAGTGCAGTAG
- the coa5 gene encoding cytochrome c oxidase assembly factor 5, with protein MPKYYEEKEEDGRACAGVREDLRACLLNHDCVLKEGKTPKQCLKEGHCKALQVTFFECKRSMLDNRTRFRGRKGY; from the exons ATGCCTAAATATTATGAAGAGAAGGAGGAGGACGGCAGAGCCTGTGCTGGGGTGAGGGAGGACCTGAGGGCCTGCTTGCTGAATCACGACTGTGTGCTGAAG GAAGGAAAGACACCAAAACAATGCTTAAAAGAAGGACATTGCAAGGCATTACAGGTTACTTTCTTTGAATGTAAAAGATCAATG CTGGATAACCGAACTCGGTTCAGAGGAAGAAAAGGATATTAG